From Enterococcus mundtii, the proteins below share one genomic window:
- the secY gene encoding preprotein translocase subunit SecY, with amino-acid sequence MLKLLKDAFKVKDIRSKILFTVFVLFVFRLGAHITVPGVNASSLQDLSSLPFFNMLNLVSGSAMQNFSIFSMGVSPYITASIVIQLLQMDIVPRFVEWSKQGEVGRKKLNQATRYLTLVLAFIQSVGITAGFNQYAQLGFVNNPNVSTYVTIGLILTAGTMFVTWLGEQITEKGIGNGVSMIIFAGIISRLPESVREIYEDYFVNINSSDIWRSAIFVAILLVAVLAIVTFVTFFQQAERKIPIQYTKRIAGAPTSSYLPLKVNAAGVIPVIFASSFIATPNAVLQALSGRFGSENWYKIMMEIFNYNTVPGATIYTVLIVAFTFFYAFVQVNPEKLAENLQKQGSYIPSVRPGKGTEEYVSSLLMRLSTVGALFLGLVALLPIIAQMIWDLPQSIGLGGTSLLIVIGVALETAKQLEGLMLKRKYVGFIE; translated from the coding sequence ATGCTTAAACTATTAAAAGACGCTTTTAAGGTCAAAGATATTAGATCGAAAATCCTTTTTACTGTATTTGTTCTCTTTGTTTTTCGTTTAGGGGCACATATCACTGTTCCCGGCGTAAATGCAAGCTCATTACAAGACCTATCTAGCTTACCGTTTTTCAACATGTTGAACTTGGTAAGTGGTAGTGCAATGCAAAACTTCTCGATCTTTTCGATGGGGGTTTCGCCTTACATTACTGCTTCGATCGTGATCCAATTATTACAAATGGATATCGTGCCACGTTTTGTGGAATGGTCGAAACAAGGAGAAGTTGGTCGTAAAAAGTTGAATCAGGCAACAAGATATTTGACGTTAGTATTGGCATTTATCCAATCTGTCGGTATCACAGCAGGGTTTAACCAATACGCTCAATTAGGTTTTGTCAACAATCCAAATGTCTCTACTTATGTAACGATCGGTTTGATCTTAACTGCAGGAACGATGTTTGTTACTTGGTTGGGTGAACAAATCACTGAAAAAGGTATCGGTAACGGTGTGTCAATGATCATCTTTGCAGGGATCATTTCAAGATTACCGGAAAGTGTACGTGAAATTTATGAAGATTACTTCGTAAATATCAATTCTTCCGATATCTGGAGATCTGCGATTTTCGTTGCCATCTTACTAGTTGCGGTTCTAGCAATCGTGACATTCGTAACATTTTTCCAACAAGCTGAACGTAAGATCCCGATTCAGTACACCAAACGTATAGCAGGTGCGCCAACAAGTAGTTATCTACCGTTGAAAGTAAATGCTGCTGGGGTAATTCCGGTTATCTTTGCAAGTTCATTTATTGCGACACCAAATGCTGTGTTACAAGCGTTAAGTGGCCGATTCGGATCTGAAAACTGGTATAAAATAATGATGGAGATCTTTAACTATAATACGGTGCCTGGCGCAACGATTTATACGGTATTGATCGTCGCATTTACATTCTTCTATGCCTTTGTTCAAGTAAACCCTGAGAAATTAGCGGAGAACTTACAAAAGCAAGGAAGCTATATACCAAGTGTACGCCCTGGTAAGGGGACTGAAGAGTATGTCTCAAGCTTATTGATGCGATTAAGTACAGTCGGAGCACTATTCCTTGGTTTAGTGGCATTATTACCAATCATTGCACAAATGATTTGGGATCTGCCACAATCAATCGGATTAGGTGGTACAAGTCTGTTGATCGTGATCGGTGTGGCTTTGGAAACTGCGAAACAGTTAGAAGGCTTAATGCTGAAACGTAAATATGTTGGCTTTATTGAGTAA
- a CDS encoding adenylate kinase gives MNLILMGLPGAGKGTQAEKIIDAYGIPHISTGDMFRAAIKNETALGLEAKSYMDKGALVPDEVTNGIVKERLAEPDTEKGFLLDGFPRTIEQAEALDAMLKDLNKQIDAVIDIHVGEEVLVERLAGRFICRNCGATYHKIFNPTKVEDTCDRCGGHEFYQREDDKPETVKNRLAINIKNSEPILAYYKEQGLLHTIDGDREIDAVFTDVQKIIEK, from the coding sequence ATGAACCTCATTTTAATGGGGCTGCCAGGTGCAGGTAAAGGAACACAAGCTGAAAAAATCATTGACGCTTATGGGATTCCTCACATCTCAACAGGAGATATGTTTCGTGCAGCTATCAAAAATGAAACAGCTCTTGGCTTGGAAGCAAAGTCTTATATGGATAAAGGTGCATTAGTTCCTGATGAAGTAACAAATGGAATCGTAAAAGAGCGTTTAGCAGAACCCGATACAGAGAAAGGCTTCTTATTAGATGGCTTTCCTCGTACAATCGAGCAAGCAGAAGCTCTAGATGCAATGCTAAAAGATTTAAATAAACAAATTGATGCTGTCATCGATATCCACGTGGGTGAAGAAGTCTTGGTTGAGCGTTTAGCAGGCCGCTTCATTTGCCGTAACTGTGGAGCAACTTACCATAAAATTTTCAACCCTACAAAAGTTGAAGACACATGTGATCGTTGTGGTGGGCATGAATTCTATCAAAGAGAAGATGATAAACCTGAGACGGTTAAAAATCGTCTGGCTATCAACATCAAAAATAGTGAACCAATCTTGGCTTATTATAAAGAACAAGGTTTGCTACACACTATCGATGGTGATCGTGAAATCGATGCTGTATTTACTGATGTCCAAAAAATCATTGAAAAATAG
- the infA gene encoding translation initiation factor IF-1 gives MAKEDMIEVEGTVVETLPNAMFKVELENGHQVLATVSGKIRMHYIRILPGDKVTVELSPYDLNRGRITYRFK, from the coding sequence GTGGCAAAAGAAGATATGATTGAAGTCGAAGGTACAGTCGTCGAAACTTTGCCGAATGCAATGTTTAAAGTTGAACTAGAAAACGGACACCAAGTTCTTGCTACTGTTTCAGGTAAAATTCGTATGCACTACATTCGTATTCTACCTGGTGACAAAGTGACGGTTGAATTGTCTCCATATGATTTAAACCGTGGCCGTATTACTTATCGCTTTAAATAA
- the rpmJ gene encoding 50S ribosomal protein L36 codes for MKVRPSVKPMCEHCKVIRRKGRVMVICPANPKHKQRQG; via the coding sequence ATGAAAGTAAGACCATCAGTAAAACCAATGTGTGAACATTGTAAAGTAATTCGTCGTAAAGGACGCGTTATGGTGATTTGCCCAGCAAATCCAAAACATAAACAACGTCAAGGATAA
- the rpsM gene encoding 30S ribosomal protein S13, producing MARIAGVDIPRDKRVVVSLTYIYGIGNTTAKQILANAGVSEDVRVRELTNEQTDAIRAEVDKLKVEGDLRREVNLNIKRLMEIGSYRGIRHRRGLPVRGQNTKNNARTRKGPARAIAGKKK from the coding sequence ATGGCTCGTATTGCAGGAGTAGATATTCCTCGTGATAAACGTGTAGTAGTTTCACTTACTTATATCTATGGTATTGGTAACACTACTGCGAAACAAATCTTAGCTAATGCTGGCGTATCTGAAGATGTTCGCGTTCGTGAATTAACGAATGAACAAACAGATGCTATCCGTGCAGAAGTAGATAAATTAAAAGTTGAAGGGGATCTTCGTCGTGAAGTGAACTTAAACATCAAACGCTTGATGGAAATCGGTTCTTACCGTGGAATCCGTCACCGTCGTGGATTGCCTGTTCGTGGACAAAACACGAAAAACAATGCACGTACTCGTAAAGGCCCAGCTCGCGCTATCGCTGGCAAGAAAAAATAA
- the rpsK gene encoding 30S ribosomal protein S11 has protein sequence MVAKKVNRKRRVKKNIEAGIAHIHSTFNNTIIMITDTHGNALAWSSAGSLGFKGSKKSTPFAAQMAAETATKAAMEHGLKTVEVTVKGPGSGREAAIRSLQATGLEVTAIRDVTPVPHNGARPPKRRRV, from the coding sequence ATGGTAGCAAAAAAAGTGAATCGTAAACGCCGTGTGAAAAAGAATATAGAAGCTGGGATTGCACATATCCACTCTACATTCAACAACACAATCATCATGATCACTGATACTCACGGAAATGCTTTAGCGTGGTCATCAGCTGGTTCATTAGGTTTCAAAGGAAGCAAAAAATCAACTCCTTTTGCCGCTCAAATGGCAGCAGAAACAGCTACAAAAGCAGCAATGGAACACGGATTAAAAACTGTTGAAGTAACAGTTAAGGGACCTGGTTCTGGACGTGAAGCAGCAATTCGTTCATTACAAGCAACAGGTTTAGAAGTGACTGCAATTCGTGACGTGACTCCAGTTCCTCATAATGGTGCCCGCCCTCCAAAACGCCGTCGTGTTTAA
- a CDS encoding DNA-directed RNA polymerase subunit alpha, with protein MIEFEKPRIAKIDEEKDYGKFIVEPLERGYGTTLGNSLRRILLSSLPGAAITNIQIDGVLHEFSTIKGVREDVTQIILNIKGLALKMYGQEEKTLEIDITGPATVTAGDIIVDSEVEILNKDMYICSVSEGATFHARLTVKPGRGYVQADENKKEDMPIGVLPVDSIYTPVRRVNYQVENTRVGHREDFDKLTMEIWTDGSIEPLEAMSLSAKIMTEHLDIFVNLTDEAKNAEIMVEKEETQKEKMLEMTIEELDLSVRSYNCLKRAGINTVQELTNKSEPEMIKVRNLGRKSLEEVKAKLHDLGLGLRKED; from the coding sequence ATGATTGAGTTCGAAAAACCAAGAATCGCAAAAATTGATGAAGAAAAAGATTATGGCAAGTTCATCGTTGAACCTCTTGAAAGAGGGTATGGGACTACTTTAGGGAATTCCCTACGTCGTATTTTATTATCTTCTTTGCCAGGTGCTGCCATCACTAATATTCAAATCGATGGTGTACTGCATGAATTCTCTACCATCAAAGGTGTTAGAGAAGACGTCACTCAAATCATCTTGAACATTAAAGGTTTAGCACTGAAAATGTATGGTCAAGAAGAAAAAACCCTTGAGATCGATATTACCGGACCTGCTACAGTAACTGCTGGCGATATTATCGTTGATAGTGAGGTAGAAATTCTTAACAAAGATATGTACATCTGCAGTGTATCTGAAGGTGCTACGTTCCATGCTCGCCTAACGGTGAAACCAGGACGTGGTTATGTTCAAGCAGATGAAAACAAAAAAGAAGATATGCCAATTGGTGTTCTTCCAGTCGATTCAATCTACACGCCTGTACGTCGTGTCAACTACCAAGTAGAAAACACACGTGTTGGACATCGTGAAGATTTTGATAAATTGACAATGGAGATCTGGACAGATGGTTCAATCGAACCATTGGAAGCAATGAGTTTATCTGCAAAAATCATGACTGAACATTTAGACATCTTTGTCAACCTAACTGATGAAGCGAAAAACGCTGAAATCATGGTCGAAAAAGAAGAAACACAAAAAGAAAAAATGTTAGAAATGACGATTGAAGAATTAGACTTATCTGTTCGCTCTTATAATTGCTTAAAACGTGCAGGAATCAATACTGTACAAGAACTTACGAATAAATCTGAGCCAGAAATGATCAAAGTCCGTAACTTAGGACGTAAATCATTGGAAGAAGTTAAAGCAAAATTGCATGACTTAGGTTTAGGTTTACGTAAAGAAGATTAA
- the rplQ gene encoding 50S ribosomal protein L17, with translation MSYRKLGRTSSQRKAMLRDLTTDLLINERIVTTEARAKEVRSTAEKMITLGKRGDLHARRQAAAFVRNEVASVREENEEIVIESALQKLFNDIAPRYAERQGGYTRILKTEPRRGDGAPMVVLELV, from the coding sequence GTGAGTTATCGTAAACTAGGACGCACATCTAGCCAACGTAAAGCGATGTTGCGTGATTTAACAACTGACTTATTAATTAATGAACGTATTGTGACTACAGAAGCTCGTGCGAAAGAAGTTCGCTCAACTGCTGAAAAAATGATCACTTTAGGCAAACGCGGAGACTTACATGCACGTCGTCAAGCTGCGGCTTTCGTACGTAATGAAGTTGCTAGCGTGCGTGAAGAAAATGAGGAAATCGTTATCGAATCAGCTTTACAAAAGTTATTCAACGATATTGCACCTCGTTATGCTGAACGTCAAGGTGGCTACACTCGTATCTTGAAGACAGAACCAAGACGCGGAGACGGAGCACCAATGGTTGTCTTAGAACTTGTCTAA
- a CDS encoding energy-coupling factor ABC transporter ATP-binding protein: MEPIIELGKINYKYQPEDLRPALKDVSFTINKGEWIAIIGHNGSGKSTLAKTINGLLLPESGTVKVGNQLLNEENIWTIRQKVGMVFQNPDNQFVGSTVEDDVAFGLENQGISREEMIVRVKDALEKVRMSDFTTREPVRLSGGQKQRVAIAGVVALRPEIIILDEATSMLDPEGREEVITTIKEIKEESQLTVISITHDIDEAANANRIFVMKEGELVNEGTPKEIFSAGPELINLGLDLPFPEKLKSALKERGIEVPKEYMTEERMVDWLWTSVLKK, encoded by the coding sequence ATGGAGCCGATTATTGAATTAGGAAAGATTAATTACAAATACCAACCAGAAGATTTACGACCAGCATTGAAAGATGTTTCTTTCACGATCAATAAAGGAGAATGGATCGCGATTATCGGGCACAATGGTTCTGGTAAATCAACGCTTGCAAAAACGATCAATGGCTTACTCCTTCCTGAGTCTGGGACGGTCAAAGTTGGTAATCAACTACTAAATGAAGAGAATATATGGACGATCCGCCAAAAAGTCGGCATGGTCTTTCAAAATCCGGACAATCAATTTGTTGGATCAACAGTAGAGGATGATGTGGCCTTTGGTTTAGAGAATCAAGGCATTTCTCGAGAAGAAATGATCGTTCGAGTGAAAGATGCTCTTGAAAAAGTGCGAATGTCTGATTTTACGACAAGAGAACCAGTTCGTCTTTCCGGTGGACAGAAACAACGTGTGGCGATTGCCGGTGTTGTAGCCCTCCGACCAGAAATCATCATCTTGGATGAAGCAACAAGTATGTTAGATCCTGAAGGTCGTGAAGAAGTCATCACAACGATCAAAGAAATCAAAGAGGAAAGTCAATTAACCGTTATTTCAATCACGCATGATATTGATGAAGCAGCCAATGCAAATCGTATTTTTGTGATGAAAGAAGGCGAACTAGTGAATGAAGGGACACCGAAAGAGATTTTCTCTGCCGGACCTGAACTAATCAATCTAGGGTTAGATTTGCCTTTTCCTGAAAAACTAAAAAGTGCCTTGAAAGAACGTGGCATTGAAGTGCCTAAAGAATACATGACAGAAGAAAGGATGGTGGATTGGTTATGGACATCCGTTTTGAAAAAGTAA
- a CDS encoding energy-coupling factor ABC transporter ATP-binding protein: MDIRFEKVNFTYQPNTPFEQRALFDIDLLIKENSYTALVGHTGSGKSTLLQHLNALIKPTEGTVQIGDRQIKPDTDNKNLKPIRKKVGIVFQFPEAQLFEETVARDIAFGPKNFGVSEEEATLLAKETLEQVGLDETYLERSPFELSGGQMRRVAIAGVLAMKPEVLVLDEPTAGLDPQGRKEMMDMFWRLHKEQQITIVLVTHLMDDVANYADFVYVLEKGRIVKCGEPKEVFQHLEWLKERQLGVPTATEFAEELRVKGIQFDELPITADALADQLVKLVGGTAHDE, from the coding sequence ATGGACATCCGTTTTGAAAAAGTAAACTTTACGTACCAACCGAATACACCATTCGAGCAACGAGCTTTATTTGATATTGACTTGTTGATCAAAGAAAACAGCTACACTGCATTAGTTGGTCATACTGGAAGCGGGAAATCCACCTTGCTTCAGCATTTGAATGCGTTGATCAAACCGACGGAAGGAACCGTCCAAATCGGCGATCGTCAGATCAAACCAGATACAGATAATAAAAATTTGAAACCGATTCGAAAAAAAGTCGGTATTGTTTTTCAATTTCCAGAGGCACAGTTGTTTGAAGAAACGGTCGCAAGAGATATTGCGTTTGGCCCAAAAAACTTTGGTGTAAGTGAGGAAGAGGCGACTCTACTAGCAAAGGAGACCTTAGAACAAGTCGGATTAGATGAGACGTATTTAGAACGCTCACCTTTCGAGCTGTCAGGAGGTCAAATGCGACGTGTAGCGATCGCCGGTGTTCTAGCTATGAAACCCGAAGTTCTCGTCTTAGATGAGCCGACAGCTGGGTTAGATCCACAAGGAAGAAAAGAAATGATGGATATGTTCTGGCGTTTGCATAAAGAACAGCAAATCACGATTGTATTAGTCACCCATTTGATGGATGATGTGGCAAACTATGCGGATTTTGTTTACGTCCTAGAAAAAGGCCGTATCGTCAAATGCGGAGAACCAAAAGAAGTCTTCCAACACCTTGAATGGTTAAAAGAACGGCAGTTAGGCGTACCAACAGCCACTGAGTTTGCAGAGGAACTACGAGTAAAAGGCATCCAGTTTGATGAATTGCCGATCACCGCAGACGCATTAGCGGACCAATTGGTCAAATTGGTGGGAGGTACAGCTCATGATGAATAA
- a CDS encoding energy-coupling factor transporter transmembrane component T family protein, translating into MMNKLIFGRYMPGDSFIHRLDPRAKLLASFYFIGIIFLANNWQTYALLAAFTLFAVFLSKVDIKFFIRGIRPLIWLILFTVGLQVLFTSGGETYWSWGIFNITQFGVMNGLFIFCRFVLIIFMSTLLTLTTPPLELSDAIEYLLRPLKVVRFPVHEVSLMLSIALRFVPTLMDETEKIMNAQRARGVDFGEGSLVQKMKAVIPLLIPLFVSSFNRAEDLATAMEARGYQGGEGRTKYRILHWHLQDTVVMVAFGLMTIVLVFIRS; encoded by the coding sequence ATGATGAATAAATTGATTTTTGGTCGTTATATGCCTGGAGACTCCTTTATCCATCGGTTAGATCCACGTGCAAAGCTATTGGCAAGTTTCTATTTTATTGGCATTATCTTCTTAGCCAATAACTGGCAGACATATGCCTTATTAGCGGCGTTTACTTTATTTGCTGTTTTCTTGTCAAAAGTAGATATCAAATTTTTTATTCGAGGCATCCGTCCGTTGATCTGGTTGATCTTATTCACTGTAGGCTTACAAGTACTGTTTACAAGTGGTGGAGAAACGTATTGGAGTTGGGGGATTTTCAATATCACTCAATTTGGTGTCATGAACGGACTATTTATTTTTTGTCGGTTTGTTTTGATTATCTTTATGTCCACCTTATTGACATTGACAACGCCGCCTTTAGAATTATCCGATGCGATCGAATATTTGTTACGACCATTGAAAGTTGTTCGCTTTCCAGTGCATGAAGTATCGTTGATGCTTTCGATCGCTTTACGTTTTGTGCCGACATTGATGGACGAAACCGAAAAAATCATGAATGCACAGCGCGCACGTGGTGTTGACTTTGGTGAAGGAAGTCTAGTACAAAAAATGAAAGCGGTGATTCCTTTACTGATTCCGCTATTTGTCAGCAGTTTCAATCGTGCGGAAGATCTAGCTACAGCCATGGAAGCAAGAGGCTACCAAGGTGGGGAAGGCCGGACAAAATACCGTATCCTTCACTGGCACTTACAAGACACTGTTGTTATGGTTGCTTTTGGGCTGATGACCATCGTACTAGTGTTTATCCGTAGCTAA
- the truA gene encoding tRNA pseudouridine(38-40) synthase TruA → MVRYKAIIAYDGTQFNGFQKQPTGRTVQEELEKTLKKMANGKEITIFGSGRTDAGVHAIGQVIHFDYPEERPLERMRFGLDTQSPEDIAVKSVEIVPETFHARYLVKEKTYQFKVDIGKPRSPFRRHYASYFPYPIDVAKIERALPDLLGTHDFTSFCASGSSIEDKVRTIYEASLQVNEAGDELTFTFRGDGFLYKMIRILVGTLLKIGNDRLPEDCLPEIIAKKDRNAAGPTAHPEGLYLYEVKYE, encoded by the coding sequence ATGGTACGCTATAAAGCAATCATTGCCTATGATGGTACCCAGTTCAATGGTTTTCAGAAACAACCCACTGGACGAACGGTCCAAGAAGAACTGGAAAAAACCTTAAAGAAGATGGCAAATGGAAAAGAAATCACGATTTTTGGATCTGGACGGACAGATGCGGGGGTTCATGCAATCGGGCAAGTCATCCACTTTGATTATCCAGAAGAGCGACCTTTGGAACGTATGCGTTTTGGGTTAGATACGCAGTCGCCAGAAGATATTGCTGTGAAAAGTGTGGAGATTGTGCCAGAAACTTTTCACGCACGCTATTTAGTGAAAGAAAAAACCTATCAATTCAAAGTAGATATCGGAAAACCACGTAGTCCCTTCCGTAGACATTATGCGAGTTATTTTCCTTATCCCATAGATGTAGCAAAGATTGAACGTGCATTGCCTGATTTACTTGGTACGCATGATTTCACTTCATTTTGTGCTTCTGGAAGTTCCATTGAAGATAAAGTACGGACTATCTATGAAGCCAGCTTACAGGTCAATGAAGCAGGCGATGAGTTGACGTTTACATTTCGTGGTGATGGCTTCCTTTATAAAATGATTCGCATTTTAGTTGGTACGTTGTTAAAAATAGGCAACGATCGTTTACCAGAAGATTGTCTTCCAGAAATCATTGCAAAAAAAGACCGCAATGCTGCGGGTCCGACTGCTCATCCGGAAGGGTTATACCTATACGAAGTAAAATATGAATAG